The Aedes aegypti strain LVP_AGWG chromosome 3, AaegL5.0 Primary Assembly, whole genome shotgun sequence genome contains a region encoding:
- the LOC5569090 gene encoding uncharacterized protein LOC5569090 codes for MSLNFGEIVEPSTRAFWDDYDEGDEDLAPLQPLEWEWLNEDNVEQTLNAMKRLLILEGPGISAFAGTAVLKGRSPICQLNSGTISIYYDAEKGLLVCVSEEKDLNAFGRITEKLANWLDVAEEVVAISFQPSVMHKGTSGSDAEEVCFIRSINGRLSQIPTLGAPNVVTGLAGGVLSYRKFKDQTASVYVCYLDSCVLDSVSAKPILRLLKSLNVECDDSYQLKYKASSNLYL; via the exons ATGAGTCtcaattttggagaaattgtgGAACCATCGACCCGTGCTTTCTGGGATGATTACGACGAGGGCGATGAGGACTTGGCTCCACTACAACC TCTCGAATGGGAATGGTTGAACGAGGATAACGTTGAGCAAACATTGAACGCTATGAAACGACTCCTAATTCTTGAAGGACCGGGCATTTCCGCCTTCGCCGGAACTGCCGTGCTGAAAGGAAGGTCTCCCATTTGTCAGCTCAACAGTGGAACCATCAGTATTTATTACGACGCAGAAAAGGGGCTGTTGGTGTGCGTTTCGGAAGAGAAGGATTTGAACGCGTTCGGAAGGATAACGGAAAAGCTGGCCAATTGGTTGGACGTGGCCGAAGAAGTTGTGGCAATTTCATTTCAGCCATCGGTGATGCACAAGGGAACTTCCGGCAGCGATGCAGAAGAGGTGTGTTTCATCAGGAGTATCAACGGCCGGTTGAGTCAGATTCCGACACTGGGCGCTCCGAACGTCGTCACGGGATTGGCCGGTGGGGTACTGAGCTACCGGAAATTCAAGGATCAAACGGCGTCAGTTTACGTGTGCTATCTGGATTCCTGCGTACTGGATTCGGTTTCGGCCAAGCCGATCCTTCGGCTGTTGAAATCTCTGAACGTTGAGTGTGACGATTCCTACCAGCTTAAGTATAAGGCCAGTTCAAATTTGTACTTGTGA
- the LOC5569092 gene encoding cullin-5 — protein MLKNNQTSFEEKWPQMRPIVLKLLKQEPVTHSEWQELFYAVHLVCLWDDKGPSKIHDCLQEDIVTFIKQAQSRVLAQREEQALLKAYIVEWRKFFTQSSYLPLPFWQLENALQGKSQSSGHNSSSSSSKKSNHSDDSIVRKLMLDLWNQSIFMNIKHRLQDSAMKLVHAERNGEAFDSQLVIGVRESYVNLCSNTEDKLEIYRENFEAAYLQATSAFYRLKASEQLQADGVKSFMEYADAKLREEEARAERYLEPGSITALAQCCVTVLIGDHLPTLLAECPPLIEGRETERLQLMFRLLDRVAGGVDPMLRDLENHIVQAGLADMVAAADVITQDSEKYVERLLELFRRFSNLVKEAFNDDPRFLTARDKAFKTVVNDITVFKLELPTSATAMARGIKSATPESKCPELLANYCDMLLRRTPFSKRLTTEEIESRLKDVLLVLKYVSNKDVFMRYHKAHLTRRLILDSSADSEKEEDMVEWLREVGMPADYVNKLARMFQDIKVSEDLNTQFRSQTTRHDAINIKILNAGAWARGSERVSVSLPLELEDYIPEVEEFYKKKHSGRKLLWYHHMSNGTITFANNSGRFDLDVTTFQMAVLFAWNQRPNDKVSYENLRLATELPDPELRRTLWSLVAFPKLKRQLLSYDPVVANPKDFAENTLFWVNQEFALIKNGKPQRRGKVNLVGRLQLSTERSQQEDNQSIVQLRILRTQEAIIKIMKMRKRLSNAALQAELVDILKNMFLPSKKMIKEQLEWLIEHKYMRRDDDDINTFIYMA, from the exons AACAACCAGACGTCCTTCGAGGAGAAATGGCCCCAAATGCGACCGATCGTACTCAAACTTCTGAAGCAGGAACCGGTCACACACTCCGAATGGCAGGAGCTGTTCTACGCGGTCCATCTGGTGTGCCTGTGGGATGACAAGGGACCCTCGAAGATACACGACTGCCTGCAAGAGGACATCGTCACATTCATCAAACAGGCTCAAAGTCGAGTGCTGGCCCAACGCGAAGAGCAAGCCCTACTCAAGGCTTATATTGTTGAGTGGAGAAAGTTTTTCACCCAGAGCAGCTATCTACCGTTGCCGTTTTGGCAGCTGGAAAATGCATTGCAG GGTAAAAGTCAGTCATCTGGACACAACTCGAGTAGTAGCTCctcaaaaaaatcaaaccaCTCGGATGACAGCATCGTGCGGAAGCTGATGCTGGATCTGTGGAACCAGAGCATCTTCATGAATATCAAACATCGTCTGCAGGACTCGGCCATGAAGCTGGTGCATGCGGAACGAAACGGCGAGGCATTCGATTCGCAGCTGGTGATCGGTGTCCGCGAAAGTTACGTTAATCTTTGTTCCAACACCGAGGACAAGCTGGAAATATATCGGGAGAACTTTGAGGCGGCTTATCTACAAGCTACGTCCGCGTTCTATCGTTTGAAGGCCAGCGAGCAGCTTCAGGCAGATGGGGTGAAAAGCTTCATGGAGTATGCCGATGCAAAGCTTCGGGAAGAGGAAGCACGTGCAGAGCGATACTTGGAACCAGGCAGCATAACAGCTCTGGCTCAGTGCTGCGTTACGGTGCTAATCGGAGATCATCTGCCAACGTTACTTGCTGAATGTCCTCCCTTGATAGAAGGTCGGGAAACCGAACGGTTGCAGTTGATGTTCCGTCTGTTGGATAGAGTAGCCGGTGGCGTAGATCCTATGCTTCGCGACTTGGAGAATCATATCGTACAGGCCGGTTTGGCGGATATGGTTGCTGCGGCTGACGTCATAACCCAAGATTCCGAGAAGTACGTGGAAAGACTGCTCGAACTGTTCCGCAGGTTTAGCAACCTGGTGAAGGAAGCCTTCAATGATGATCCCCGGTTTCTGACGGCTCGCGACAAAGCATTCAAAACGGTGGTCAACGACATCACGGTGTTCAAGCTGGAACTGCCGACGTCGGCCACGGCAATGGCGCGCGGTATCAAGTCGGCCACTCCCGAGTCCAAGTGCCCGGAGCTGCTGGCCAACTACTGTGATATGCTGCTGCGGCGGACACCGTTCAGCAAGCGGCTCACCACCGAGGAAATCGAATCTCGCCTGAAGGACGTACTGCTGGTGCTCAAATACGTAAGCAATAAGGATGTCTTCATGCGTTATCACAAGGCGCATCTGACTAGAAG acTGATCCTCGATTCCAGTGCTGATAGCGAAAAGGAAGAGGACATGGTAGAATGGCTGCGGGAGGTCGGCATGCCGGCTGACTACGTCAATAAGCTAGCTAGAATGTTCCAGGATATAAAG GTTAGTGAAGATTTGAACACACAATTCCGGTCGCAAACGACCCGCCACGATGCCATCAATATAAAGATCCTAAACGCGGGGGCCTGGGCGCGTGGTTCCGAACGGGTGTCCGTCAGTTTACCACTCGAGCTCGAAGACTACATCCCCGAGGTGGAAGAATTCTACAAGAAGAAACATTCCGGTCGAAAACTGCTTTGGTATCATCACATGAGCAACGGAACCATTACCTTTGCCAACAATTCCGGGCGGTTCGATCTGGACGTGACCACGTTCCAGATGGCGGTGCTATTTGCCTGGAATCAGCGCCCGAACGACAAAGTCTCCTACGAAAATCTGCGTCTGGCGACAGAACTTCCCGATCCGGAATTGCGCCGAACGCTTTGGTCATTGGTTGCGTTCCCAAAGCTAAAGCGACAGTTGCTTTCGTACGATCCGGTCGTGGCGAATCCGAAGGATTTTGCCGAGAATACTCTGTTTTGGGTAAACCAGGAATTCGCACTGATCAAGAACGGAAAACCACAGCGAAGGGGCAAGGTTAATCTGGTCGGACGGTTACAACTGAGCACTGAACGATCTCAACAGGAGGACAATCAGTCGATCGTGCAGCTTCGGATACTCCGCACTCAAGAGGCCATCATCAAGATCATGAAAATGCGGAAACGGTTGAGCAATGCTGCTCTCCAG GCCGAGCTGGTggatattctcaaaaacatgtTCCTCCCGTCGAAGAAAATGATCAAGGAACAGCTCGAGTGGCTGATAGAGCACAAGTACATGCGGCGAGACGACGACGACATCAACACGTTCATCTACATGGCTTAG